In Pseudomonas lalkuanensis, the following are encoded in one genomic region:
- the nuoI gene encoding NADH-quinone oxidoreductase subunit NuoI encodes MIKEIIHVVHGTFTQLRSLVMIFGHAFRKRDTLQYPEEPVYLPPRYRGRIVLTRDPDGEERCVACNLCAVACPVGCISLQKAETDDGRWYPEFFRINFSRCIFCGLCEEACPTTAIQLTPDFEMGEFKRQDLVYEKEDLLISGPGKNPDYNFYRVAGMAIAGKPKGAAQNEAEPINVKSLLP; translated from the coding sequence ATGATCAAAGAAATCATCCATGTCGTGCATGGCACCTTCACCCAGCTTCGCAGCCTGGTGATGATCTTCGGCCATGCCTTCCGCAAGCGTGACACCCTGCAATACCCGGAAGAGCCCGTGTACCTGCCGCCGCGCTACCGTGGCCGCATCGTCCTCACCCGCGACCCCGACGGCGAAGAGCGTTGCGTAGCCTGCAACCTGTGCGCCGTTGCCTGCCCGGTCGGCTGCATCTCCCTGCAGAAGGCCGAAACCGACGATGGCCGCTGGTACCCCGAGTTCTTCCGCATCAACTTCTCCCGCTGCATCTTCTGCGGCCTGTGCGAGGAAGCCTGCCCCACCACGGCGATCCAGCTGACCCCGGATTTCGAGATGGGCGAGTTCAAGCGCCAGGACCTGGTGTACGAGAAGGAAGACCTGCTGATCTCCGGCCCGGGCAAGAACCCGGACTACAACTTCTATCGCGTGGCAGGCATGGCCATCGCCGGCAAGCCGAAAGGCGCCGCGCAGAACGAAGCCGAGCCGATCAACGTGAAGAGCCTGCTGCCCTAA
- the nuoJ gene encoding NADH-quinone oxidoreductase subunit J has protein sequence MEFAFYFAAGVAVVSTLRVITNTNPVHALLYLIVSLLAVSMCFFALGAPFAGALEIIVYAGAIMVLFVFVVMMLNLGPAIAEQEKKWLKPGIWTGPALLSLVLLAELLYVLFGNASGATIGHTTVDSKAVGIALFGPYLLAVELASMLLLAALVAAFHLGRHEAKE, from the coding sequence GTGGAATTCGCCTTCTATTTCGCCGCCGGTGTGGCCGTTGTCTCCACCCTGCGGGTGATTACCAACACCAACCCGGTGCATGCCCTGCTGTACCTCATCGTCTCGCTGCTGGCGGTGTCGATGTGCTTCTTCGCCCTGGGCGCGCCCTTTGCCGGCGCACTGGAAATCATCGTCTACGCCGGCGCCATCATGGTGCTGTTCGTCTTCGTGGTGATGATGCTGAACCTCGGACCGGCAATCGCCGAACAGGAAAAGAAGTGGCTCAAGCCCGGTATCTGGACCGGCCCTGCCCTGCTTTCGCTGGTGCTCTTGGCCGAACTGCTTTACGTGCTGTTCGGCAATGCCAGCGGCGCCACCATCGGTCACACCACCGTGGACTCCAAGGCAGTCGGCATCGCCCTCTTCGGCCCGTACCTGCTCGCCGTGGAACTGGCTTCCATGCTGCTGCTCGCAGCCCTGGTAGCCGCCTTCCACCTCGGCCGCCACGAAGCTAAGGAATAA
- the nuoK gene encoding NADH-quinone oxidoreductase subunit NuoK has protein sequence MNAIPLEHGLAVAGVLFCLGLTGLMVRRNILFVLMSLEVMMNAAALAFVVAGARWAQPDGQIMFILVISLAAAEASIGLAILLQLYRRFHTLDIDAASEMRG, from the coding sequence ATGAACGCAATCCCTCTGGAACATGGCCTCGCGGTCGCCGGCGTGCTCTTCTGCCTGGGCCTCACCGGCCTGATGGTGCGCCGCAACATCCTGTTCGTGCTCATGAGCCTGGAAGTCATGATGAACGCCGCCGCGCTGGCCTTCGTGGTCGCCGGCGCCCGCTGGGCCCAGCCTGACGGCCAGATCATGTTCATTCTGGTGATCAGCCTTGCAGCCGCCGAAGCCTCCATCGGCCTGGCGATCCTGCTGCAGCTGTACCGCCGCTTCCATACCCTCGATATCGACGCTGCCAGCGAGATGCGCGGATGA
- the nuoL gene encoding NADH-quinone oxidoreductase subunit L — MNLLFLTCLFPLLGWFILAFSRGRLSENTSAVIGVGSVGLSALVAASIIWQFNVAPPEGGVYTQVLWQWMSVAGFAPSFTLYLDGLSLTMLGVVTGVGFLIHLFASWYMRGEEGYSRFFAYTNLFIASMLFLVLGDNLLFLYFGWEGVGLCSYLLIGFYFKHTPNGNAALKAFIVTRVGDVFMAIGLFILFFHLGTLNIQELMKLAPEKYVAGDAWLWVATLMLLGGAVGKSAQLPLQTWLADAMAGPTPVSALIHAATMVTAGVYLIARTHGLFLLTPEILELVGIVGGVTLVLAGFAALVQTDIKRILAYSTMSQIGYMFLALGVGAWDAAIFHLMTHAFFKALLFLASGAVINACHHEQNIFKMGGLWKKLPLAYACFIVGGAALAALPLVTAGFYSKDEILWEAFASGHSGLLYAGLAGAFLTSIYTFRLIFIAFHGEAKTEAHAGHGIAHSLPLVVLLVLSTFVGALITPPLAGVLPESVGHAGGEAKHSLEIASGAIALAGILLAALLFLGKRRFISAVAQSAPGRFLSAWWYAAWGFDWLYDLLFVKPYLLACRLLRRDPIDGTIGLVPRVVKGGNFALSRSQTGQLRWYAVSIVGGAVLVLGAVLLT, encoded by the coding sequence ATGAACCTTCTATTCCTCACTTGCCTGTTCCCGCTGCTTGGCTGGTTCATCCTGGCCTTCTCCCGCGGGCGTCTCTCCGAAAACACCTCCGCCGTAATCGGCGTCGGCTCCGTGGGCCTGTCGGCCCTGGTCGCCGCCTCGATCATCTGGCAGTTCAACGTGGCCCCGCCGGAAGGCGGCGTCTACACCCAGGTGCTCTGGCAGTGGATGAGCGTGGCGGGCTTCGCGCCCAGCTTCACCCTCTACCTGGACGGCCTGTCCCTGACCATGCTCGGCGTGGTCACCGGCGTCGGCTTCCTGATCCACCTGTTCGCCTCCTGGTACATGCGCGGTGAAGAGGGTTACTCCCGCTTCTTCGCCTACACCAACCTGTTCATCGCCAGCATGCTGTTCCTGGTGCTGGGCGATAACCTGCTGTTCCTCTACTTCGGTTGGGAAGGCGTGGGTCTGTGCTCGTACCTGCTGATCGGCTTCTACTTCAAGCACACGCCCAACGGCAACGCAGCGCTGAAGGCCTTCATCGTTACCCGCGTGGGCGACGTATTCATGGCCATCGGCCTGTTCATCCTGTTCTTCCACCTGGGCACCCTGAACATCCAGGAGCTGATGAAGCTGGCCCCCGAGAAGTACGTGGCTGGCGACGCCTGGCTCTGGGTCGCCACCCTGATGCTGCTCGGCGGCGCCGTGGGCAAATCCGCCCAGCTGCCCCTGCAGACCTGGCTGGCCGACGCGATGGCGGGCCCGACCCCGGTTTCCGCGCTGATCCACGCGGCGACCATGGTGACCGCGGGCGTCTACCTGATCGCGCGTACCCACGGCCTGTTCCTGCTGACCCCGGAAATCCTCGAACTGGTCGGCATCGTCGGTGGCGTGACCCTGGTCCTGGCCGGCTTCGCCGCCCTGGTGCAGACCGACATCAAGCGCATCCTCGCCTACTCCACCATGAGCCAGATCGGCTACATGTTCCTCGCCCTCGGCGTGGGTGCATGGGACGCGGCGATCTTCCACCTGATGACCCACGCCTTCTTCAAGGCCCTGCTGTTCCTTGCCTCCGGCGCGGTGATCAACGCCTGCCACCACGAGCAGAACATCTTCAAGATGGGCGGCCTGTGGAAGAAGTTGCCGCTGGCCTACGCCTGCTTCATCGTCGGCGGCGCGGCCCTGGCGGCCCTGCCCCTGGTCACCGCCGGCTTCTACTCCAAGGACGAGATCCTCTGGGAAGCCTTCGCCAGTGGCCATAGCGGCCTGCTCTACGCTGGCCTCGCGGGCGCCTTCCTGACCTCGATCTACACCTTCCGCCTGATCTTCATCGCCTTCCACGGCGAAGCGAAGACCGAAGCCCATGCCGGCCACGGCATCGCCCACAGCCTGCCGCTGGTGGTGCTGCTGGTGCTGTCCACCTTCGTCGGCGCGCTGATCACCCCGCCGCTGGCCGGTGTCCTGCCGGAAAGCGTCGGCCATGCCGGTGGCGAGGCCAAGCACAGCCTGGAAATCGCTTCGGGCGCCATCGCCCTGGCGGGCATCCTCCTGGCCGCCCTGCTGTTCCTCGGCAAGCGCCGCTTCATCAGTGCCGTGGCCCAGAGCGCCCCGGGCCGCTTCCTCAGTGCCTGGTGGTACGCCGCCTGGGGCTTCGACTGGCTCTACGACCTGCTGTTCGTCAAACCCTACCTGCTGGCCTGCCGCCTGCTCCGTCGCGACCCCATCGACGGCACCATCGGCCTGGTCCCGCGTGTAGTGAAGGGCGGCAACTTCGCCCTCAGCCGTAGCCAGACCGGCCAGCTGCGCTGGTACGCCGTATCCATCGTCGGCGGAGCCGTGCTCGTGCTCGGCGCCGTGCTGCTGACCTGA
- the nuoM gene encoding NADH-quinone oxidoreductase subunit M, whose translation MILPWLILIPFIGGLLCWQGERFGATLPRWIALLTMTLLFVLGLWLWATGDFTLAPAPGTEPVWAEEFKVQWIERFGVTIHLALDGISILMIVLTGLLGVLSVLCSWREIQNRVGFFHLNLMWILGGVVGVFLAIDLFLFFFFWEMMLVPMYFLIALWGHSGSKGKTRINAATKFFIYTQASGLIMLVAILGLVLVNYSNTGVLTFNYADLLKTQLAPGTEYLLMLGFFVAFAVKFPVVPFHSWLPDAHAQAPTAGSVDLAGILLKTAAYGMIRFALPLFPNASAEFAPIAQWLGVFAIVYGALLSFAQTDIKRLVAYSSVSHMGFVLIAIYSSSQIALQGAIVQMIAHGLSAAALFILCGQLYERLHTRDMREMGGIWNRMPYLPGISLFFAAAALGLPGTGNFVGEFLILVGAFQQVPWIAVLASTGLVFGSVYSLIMIHRAYFGPSKNDNAYEGLRYRELTMVLGLAGLLILLGIYPQPVLDTSAATMHGVHQWLDSAVNQLVAR comes from the coding sequence ATGATTCTGCCCTGGCTAATCCTGATTCCCTTCATCGGTGGCCTGCTCTGCTGGCAAGGTGAGCGCTTCGGCGCCACCCTGCCCCGCTGGATCGCCCTGCTCACCATGACCCTGCTGTTCGTCCTCGGCCTCTGGCTGTGGGCGACCGGCGACTTCACCCTGGCTCCCGCGCCCGGCACCGAGCCGGTTTGGGCGGAAGAGTTCAAGGTGCAGTGGATCGAGCGCTTCGGCGTCACCATCCACCTGGCCCTGGACGGCATCTCCATCCTGATGATCGTCCTCACTGGCCTGCTCGGTGTGCTGTCCGTGCTCTGCTCCTGGCGTGAAATCCAGAACCGCGTCGGTTTCTTCCATCTCAACCTGATGTGGATCCTCGGCGGCGTGGTCGGCGTGTTCCTCGCCATTGACCTGTTCCTGTTCTTCTTCTTCTGGGAAATGATGCTGGTGCCGATGTACTTCCTCATCGCGCTCTGGGGTCATAGCGGCAGCAAGGGCAAGACCCGCATCAACGCCGCCACCAAGTTCTTCATCTACACCCAGGCCAGCGGCCTGATCATGCTGGTGGCCATCCTCGGCCTGGTACTGGTGAACTACAGCAACACCGGCGTGCTGACCTTCAACTACGCCGACCTGCTGAAGACCCAGCTCGCCCCCGGTACCGAGTACCTGCTGATGCTCGGCTTCTTCGTCGCCTTCGCGGTGAAGTTCCCGGTGGTTCCGTTCCACTCCTGGCTGCCCGATGCCCACGCCCAGGCCCCGACTGCGGGCTCCGTGGACCTCGCCGGTATCCTGCTGAAGACCGCCGCCTACGGCATGATCCGTTTCGCCCTGCCGCTGTTCCCCAACGCCTCGGCCGAGTTCGCGCCGATCGCCCAGTGGCTCGGCGTATTCGCCATTGTCTACGGTGCCCTGCTGTCCTTCGCCCAGACCGATATCAAGCGCCTGGTGGCCTACTCCAGCGTGTCCCACATGGGCTTCGTGCTGATCGCCATCTACTCCAGCAGCCAGATCGCCCTGCAGGGCGCCATCGTGCAGATGATCGCCCACGGTCTCTCCGCTGCCGCACTCTTTATCCTGTGTGGCCAGCTGTACGAGCGACTGCACACCCGTGACATGCGCGAAATGGGCGGTATCTGGAATCGCATGCCATACCTGCCCGGCATCAGCCTGTTCTTCGCCGCCGCCGCCCTCGGCCTGCCGGGCACCGGCAACTTCGTCGGCGAGTTCCTGATCCTGGTCGGCGCCTTCCAGCAGGTACCGTGGATTGCCGTACTGGCCTCCACTGGCCTCGTGTTCGGCTCGGTCTACTCGCTGATCATGATCCACCGCGCCTACTTCGGCCCGTCGAAGAACGACAACGCCTACGAAGGCCTGCGCTATCGCGAACTGACCATGGTCCTGGGCCTTGCCGGCCTCCTGATCCTGCTCGGCATCTACCCGCAACCGGTACTGGATACCTCCGCTGCGACCATGCACGGCGTGCACCAGTGGCTGGACTCCGCCGTCAATCAACTTGTTGCCCGGTAA
- the nuoN gene encoding NADH-quinone oxidoreductase subunit NuoN: MEFTTQHLIALLPLLVTCATIVVVMLAIAWKRHHSWTFGLSVIGLNLALLSIIPALKVAPLEVTPLMMIDNFGAYYMALVLAGTLACVTLIHAYLGGESGKGYPGNREEMYLLILLAAAGGLVLVTAQHLAGLFIGLELLSVPVYGLVAYAFFNKRSLEAGIKYMVLSAAGSAFLLFGMALLYADAGSLSFSQLAAAGTSSVLSQLGIGMMLIGLAFKLSLVPFHLWTPDVYEGAPAPVAAFLATASKVAVFAVLLRLYQLSPATAGGWLNDLLTVIAIASILFGNLLALVQNNIKRLLGYSSIAHFGYLLVALIASKGLAVEAIGVYLATYVLTSLGAFGVVTLMSTPYSGRDCDALYEYRGLFWRRPYLTAVLTVMMLSLAGIPLTAGFIGKFFVIAAGVESGLWWLLGAMVLGSAIGVFYYLRVMVTLFLVEPNLRRHDADLHWAQRAGGIMLLFVALLAFFLGVYPQPLLDLVQHSGLVALAN; encoded by the coding sequence ATGGAATTCACGACTCAACACCTGATTGCCCTGCTACCGCTGCTGGTCACCTGCGCCACCATTGTCGTGGTGATGCTGGCCATCGCCTGGAAGCGGCACCACTCCTGGACCTTCGGCCTCTCGGTCATCGGTCTGAACCTCGCCCTGCTGTCCATCATCCCGGCACTGAAGGTCGCTCCCCTGGAAGTGACCCCGCTGATGATGATCGACAACTTCGGCGCCTATTACATGGCGCTGGTCCTGGCCGGCACCCTCGCCTGCGTCACCCTGATCCACGCCTACCTGGGCGGTGAATCGGGCAAGGGCTACCCGGGCAACCGCGAAGAGATGTACCTGCTGATCCTCCTGGCCGCCGCCGGCGGCCTGGTACTGGTCACCGCGCAGCACCTGGCCGGCCTGTTCATCGGCCTGGAACTGCTTTCGGTACCGGTTTACGGCCTGGTGGCGTACGCCTTCTTCAACAAGCGTTCCCTGGAAGCCGGCATCAAGTACATGGTGCTGTCCGCCGCCGGTTCCGCCTTCCTGCTGTTCGGCATGGCCCTGCTCTATGCCGACGCCGGCAGCCTGAGCTTCAGCCAGCTGGCCGCCGCCGGTACCTCCAGCGTGCTGTCCCAGCTCGGCATCGGCATGATGCTGATCGGCCTCGCATTCAAGCTGTCCCTGGTTCCGTTCCACCTCTGGACCCCGGACGTGTACGAAGGCGCCCCGGCGCCGGTGGCCGCCTTCCTGGCCACCGCAAGCAAGGTGGCCGTGTTCGCCGTGCTGCTGCGTCTCTATCAGCTCTCCCCGGCGACCGCCGGCGGCTGGCTGAACGACCTGCTGACCGTCATCGCCATCGCCTCCATCCTGTTCGGCAACCTGCTGGCCCTGGTGCAGAACAACATCAAGCGTCTGCTGGGCTACTCCTCCATCGCCCACTTCGGCTACCTGCTGGTGGCGCTGATCGCGAGCAAGGGCCTGGCCGTGGAAGCCATCGGTGTCTACCTGGCCACCTACGTGCTGACCAGCCTGGGCGCCTTCGGTGTCGTCACCCTTATGTCCACCCCCTACAGCGGCCGTGACTGCGATGCCCTGTACGAGTACCGCGGCCTCTTCTGGCGCCGTCCGTACCTGACCGCCGTGCTCACCGTGATGATGCTGTCGCTCGCCGGCATCCCGCTCACCGCAGGCTTCATCGGCAAGTTCTTCGTGATCGCCGCCGGTGTCGAATCCGGCCTCTGGTGGCTGCTGGGGGCCATGGTCCTGGGTAGCGCCATCGGTGTGTTCTACTACCTGCGCGTCATGGTCACCCTGTTCCTGGTGGAGCCGAACCTGCGTCGTCACGATGCGGACCTGCACTGGGCCCAGCGCGCCGGCGGCATCATGCTGCTGTTCGTGGCCCTGCTGGCCTTCTTCCTCGGTGTCTACCCGCAGCCGCTGCTGGACCTGGTCCAGCACTCCGGTCTGGTGGCCCTGGCCAACTGA
- a CDS encoding methyl-accepting chemotaxis protein yields the protein MRLTLKTKVLLLALVPVILFALVLSGAVTQVIHRLAEDEVKNTRERLIGESREELRSYMQIALGSVQALYDASAQGDAASRDQAIAILSKIKYGKDGYFFGYDSQVIRLFRGDSPVDVGKSFTGRKDPNGVAVNDRLVAVAKDGSNYVEYSSSLPGNESVLVPKLAYSYYLPKWDLALGTAVNLDGVAAQVAQVEREIDERVSTIVTSVVVIAAVLLVIFGLVGLGLANALVRPLQRIRANLDDIAAGEGDLTRRLVVDSHDELGELAGSFNRFVEKIHGLVRQIVDMTGQLTALVGEVAAQAQRSEQAMDRQRQETDQVATAINEMSAAAHEVARSAQGAAEAARQTDQEGQAAKQVVDGSITRIHALVGDIRSSGLSLDSLQQDVQSIVSVLGVIRSIAEQTNLLALNAAIEAARAGEAGRGFAVVADEVRALASRTQQSTQEIQGMIDRLQQGTQDAVTAMRRSSDAGETTSSQANQAGASLDAIAGLIGTINAMNAQIASAAEEQTAVAEEINRSVHQIAVAVDSVAEETRQGAETARSLSRLGDSLGGLVRQFRI from the coding sequence ATGCGTTTGACCCTGAAGACCAAAGTCCTGCTGTTGGCCCTGGTGCCTGTGATCCTCTTCGCGCTGGTGCTGTCCGGCGCGGTGACCCAGGTGATCCACCGCCTGGCCGAAGACGAAGTGAAGAACACCCGCGAGCGCCTGATCGGCGAGAGCCGCGAAGAACTCAGGAGCTACATGCAGATCGCCCTGGGGTCGGTGCAGGCACTGTACGACGCTTCGGCCCAGGGCGACGCCGCCAGCCGCGACCAGGCCATCGCCATTCTGTCGAAGATCAAGTACGGCAAGGACGGCTATTTCTTCGGCTACGACTCCCAGGTGATTCGCCTGTTTCGCGGTGACAGCCCGGTAGATGTGGGCAAGAGTTTCACCGGCCGCAAGGACCCCAACGGCGTAGCCGTGAACGACCGCCTGGTGGCGGTGGCCAAGGACGGCTCCAACTACGTGGAGTACAGCTCCTCCCTACCGGGCAACGAGAGCGTGCTGGTACCCAAGTTGGCCTACAGCTACTACCTGCCCAAGTGGGACCTGGCCCTGGGCACTGCGGTGAACCTGGATGGCGTGGCGGCCCAGGTGGCGCAAGTGGAGCGAGAGATCGACGAGCGCGTGAGCACCATCGTGACCAGCGTGGTGGTGATCGCTGCCGTGCTGCTGGTGATCTTCGGCCTGGTTGGCCTGGGACTGGCCAATGCCCTGGTGCGCCCGTTGCAGCGGATCAGGGCCAACCTGGACGACATCGCCGCCGGCGAAGGCGACCTGACCCGCCGCCTGGTGGTCGACAGCCATGACGAGCTTGGCGAACTGGCGGGCTCCTTCAACCGCTTCGTCGAGAAGATCCATGGCCTGGTACGCCAGATCGTCGACATGACCGGCCAGCTCACGGCGCTGGTGGGGGAGGTGGCTGCGCAGGCACAGCGATCCGAGCAGGCCATGGATCGCCAGCGCCAGGAGACCGACCAGGTGGCGACCGCCATCAACGAGATGTCCGCCGCCGCGCATGAAGTGGCCAGGAGCGCGCAAGGCGCGGCCGAGGCGGCCCGGCAGACCGACCAGGAGGGCCAGGCCGCCAAGCAGGTGGTGGACGGCAGCATCACCCGCATTCATGCCCTGGTGGGCGATATCCGTAGCAGCGGCCTGTCCCTGGACAGCCTGCAGCAGGACGTGCAGTCCATCGTCAGCGTGCTTGGCGTGATCCGCTCCATCGCTGAACAGACCAACCTCCTGGCACTCAACGCGGCCATCGAAGCGGCGCGCGCCGGTGAGGCGGGCCGCGGCTTCGCCGTGGTGGCGGACGAGGTCCGCGCCCTGGCCAGCCGCACGCAGCAGAGCACCCAGGAAATCCAGGGCATGATCGATCGCCTGCAGCAGGGAACCCAGGACGCGGTGACCGCGATGCGCCGCTCCAGCGATGCCGGCGAAACCACCAGCAGCCAGGCCAACCAGGCAGGCGCCTCCCTGGATGCCATCGCCGGGCTGATCGGCACCATCAATGCCATGAACGCCCAGATCGCCAGCGCCGCCGAGGAGCAGACTGCGGTGGCCGAGGAGATCAACCGCAGCGTGCACCAGATCGCCGTGGCGGTGGACAGCGTGGCGGAGGAAACCCGCCAGGGTGCCGAGACCGCCCGCAGTCTTTCCCGGCTGGGCGACAGCCTGGGCGGGTTGGTGAGGCAGTTCAGGATCTGA
- a CDS encoding Na+/H+ antiporter family protein: MNAVVAAVGIMLVLSLCRVHVVVALIIGALVGGLVGGLGIEGSLSAFNKGLGGGATVALSYALLGAFAVAIARSGLAHALADKALALVGRQEANGGNALKWLLVALLLCVAISSQNILPIHIAFIPLLVPPLLYVLTRLSIDRRLVACVITFGLITPYMFLPVGFGNIFLNEILLANVVKSGVDVTGVNVTEAMLIPALGMVAGLFIAVFVSYRGKRTYDLERIAQAEQVSVAYNPMSLGVAGVAILVAFVVQLWLDSMIIGALLGFVIFSLSGVVRWKEADDLFTEGMKMMAMIGFIMIAASGFAEVMRETGQVATLVDASAGWIGHSKPLGALLMLLVGLLVTMGIGSSFSTVPIIAAIFVPLCVQLGFSPLAIVSIVGTAGALGDAGSPASDSTLGPTAGLNVDGQHNHIWDTVVPTFLHYNLPLLAFGWAAAMVL; this comes from the coding sequence ATGAATGCGGTAGTGGCGGCGGTGGGGATCATGCTGGTCCTCAGCCTGTGCCGGGTCCATGTGGTGGTGGCCCTGATCATCGGCGCGCTGGTGGGTGGCCTGGTCGGCGGCCTGGGGATCGAAGGTTCCCTGTCGGCCTTCAACAAGGGCCTGGGTGGCGGCGCCACCGTGGCACTGTCCTACGCGCTATTGGGTGCATTCGCCGTGGCCATCGCGCGTTCCGGCCTGGCCCACGCGTTGGCGGACAAGGCCCTGGCACTGGTGGGCCGCCAGGAAGCCAACGGCGGCAATGCACTGAAATGGCTGCTGGTCGCCTTGTTGCTGTGCGTGGCGATTTCCTCGCAGAACATCCTGCCGATCCACATCGCCTTCATTCCATTGCTGGTTCCCCCTCTTCTCTATGTGCTGACGCGGCTGTCCATCGATCGCCGGCTGGTCGCCTGCGTGATCACCTTCGGCCTGATCACGCCCTACATGTTCCTGCCGGTGGGATTCGGCAACATTTTCCTGAACGAGATCCTGCTGGCGAATGTGGTGAAAAGTGGCGTCGACGTTACCGGTGTGAATGTCACCGAGGCGATGTTGATACCGGCGCTGGGCATGGTCGCCGGCCTGTTCATCGCAGTGTTCGTGAGCTATCGCGGCAAGCGCACCTATGACCTGGAGCGCATCGCCCAGGCCGAGCAGGTGAGCGTCGCCTACAACCCGATGAGCCTCGGCGTGGCCGGTGTGGCCATCCTGGTCGCGTTCGTGGTGCAGCTCTGGCTGGACTCGATGATCATCGGTGCGCTGCTGGGCTTCGTGATCTTCTCGCTGTCGGGCGTGGTGCGCTGGAAGGAAGCGGACGACCTGTTTACCGAGGGCATGAAGATGATGGCCATGATCGGCTTCATCATGATTGCCGCCTCGGGCTTCGCCGAGGTGATGCGCGAAACCGGCCAGGTAGCGACCCTGGTGGATGCTTCGGCCGGCTGGATCGGCCACAGCAAGCCGCTGGGGGCGCTGCTGATGCTGCTGGTGGGCCTGCTGGTGACCATGGGCATCGGTTCGTCCTTCTCCACCGTGCCGATCATCGCGGCCATCTTCGTGCCGCTGTGCGTGCAACTGGGCTTCAGCCCGCTGGCGATCGTCAGCATCGTCGGCACCGCAGGGGCCCTGGGCGACGCCGGGTCTCCCGCGTCCGACTCCACCCTGGGCCCGACCGCGGGCCTGAACGTGGATGGCCAGCACAACCATATCTGGGACACCGTGGTGCCCACTTTCCTGCATTACAACCTGCCGCTGCTGGCGTTTGGCTGGGCCGCTGCGATGGTCCTCTAG